A single Acidaminococcus sp. DNA region contains:
- a CDS encoding dihydrodipicolinate synthase family protein: protein MNSKFVGVYAVVVTPFFKDGRFDFDSAKKHIDWLIEKGVHGLCILGATGEYQSITDEEHKEYVETIVPYVNHRVPVIVGVSRERPDDVVDLMNHDAKYGADACMALSPFYCHPAQDEIVAFYQYLSDHTNIPFVVYNNPGSAGVNIEPATYRKLLSIPRAAIVKESTGEIQRLTEVVNEAPETTSVFCGCDTLAFESFASGACGWISMGANFAPQDCVAIFDAVCKEKDYAKARDIYRRILPLLELLETFPKPVQVNKYIVKHYCGLESGYVRRHRLELTNNEIAYVEKLASSIEFR, encoded by the coding sequence ATGAATTCAAAATTTGTTGGCGTATATGCGGTTGTTGTGACTCCGTTTTTTAAAGATGGACGATTCGATTTTGATTCGGCAAAAAAACATATTGATTGGCTGATTGAAAAGGGTGTGCATGGACTTTGTATTTTAGGTGCAACGGGAGAATATCAGAGCATTACTGACGAAGAACACAAGGAATATGTTGAAACCATTGTTCCTTATGTCAATCATCGGGTCCCGGTGATTGTGGGTGTTTCACGTGAACGTCCGGACGATGTTGTAGATCTAATGAATCATGACGCCAAGTATGGTGCTGATGCGTGTATGGCATTGTCCCCGTTTTATTGTCATCCTGCACAAGATGAAATTGTTGCCTTCTACCAGTATCTGAGTGATCACACGAATATTCCGTTTGTGGTTTATAACAATCCTGGATCAGCGGGGGTTAACATCGAACCTGCAACGTATAGAAAACTCCTATCTATCCCCAGAGCTGCCATTGTTAAGGAATCTACCGGTGAAATTCAAAGGCTCACGGAAGTCGTCAACGAAGCTCCGGAGACGACAAGTGTGTTCTGCGGATGTGATACTCTTGCTTTTGAAAGCTTTGCTTCCGGCGCCTGCGGATGGATTAGCATGGGAGCCAACTTTGCACCGCAAGACTGCGTAGCTATTTTCGATGCTGTATGTAAGGAAAAAGATTACGCCAAAGCCAGGGATATCTATCGGAGAATCTTGCCGCTCCTTGAACTTCTGGAAACATTCCCAAAACCCGTACAGGTTAATAAATATATCGTAAAACACTACTGCGGTCTGGAATCAGGATATGTGAGAAGACATCGTCTCGAACTTACGAATAATGAAATTGCTTATGTCGAAAAACTGGCTTCTTCTATTGAGTTCCGCTGA
- a CDS encoding anion permease: MLIASIMDPALFVALVLCAALFCFISGCIPLGATALFVDLALYLGGIIDAKTALKDFSSQNVMIIAGLAIVGEAMFRTGAAAQVGIFLKKVAKSERILVFWLVMGSGILSGFLSNNGCAALIMALTLGICLTTGFRRCKLMYPIAVGICYGGGMTTVGSNSTLYLKGILEGLGPQYTMDFFELAPLCLILTFVSAIFLATVGFNLMPEESFNKLDPSYAETPDYSKIPAWKRKLSFVIFIATILGMCFEKQIGISVGMTALIATFVIVATGLLTDKEAFRAIPMTAVLMYACMVPVSKAMVTSGASKYIVAFMQSLLGGTDSSLIVILLIYAVIVPLTNVMSNSATVIMFTPVALAVAASMNMNPKAVLMTLRMAATIAVATPISMTPTTMAVEPGGYRFIDFLKPGIPICIITMIISMIYIYFVYPIHA, from the coding sequence ATGTTAATAGCGAGCATTATGGATCCTGCTTTATTTGTGGCATTGGTTCTTTGTGCTGCTCTCTTTTGCTTTATTTCAGGATGTATTCCTTTGGGCGCTACGGCTTTGTTCGTAGATCTGGCCTTATATCTGGGCGGAATCATTGATGCGAAAACGGCGCTGAAAGATTTCTCCAGCCAGAACGTCATGATCATTGCAGGGTTGGCCATTGTGGGGGAAGCCATGTTCCGTACCGGCGCTGCTGCTCAGGTCGGTATCTTTTTGAAGAAAGTAGCCAAATCTGAGCGTATCCTCGTATTCTGGCTGGTTATGGGTTCCGGTATCCTTTCCGGATTCCTGTCCAACAATGGCTGTGCCGCTTTAATCATGGCACTGACCCTCGGCATTTGTCTTACCACGGGATTCCGCAGATGCAAACTGATGTACCCGATTGCCGTCGGGATTTGCTATGGCGGCGGTATGACTACGGTAGGCTCTAACTCCACTTTGTATCTGAAAGGTATTCTGGAAGGTCTGGGCCCTCAATATACGATGGACTTTTTTGAACTGGCGCCTTTGTGCCTGATCTTGACATTTGTGTCAGCTATTTTCCTTGCCACGGTAGGTTTTAACTTGATGCCGGAAGAATCCTTTAATAAGCTGGATCCTTCTTATGCCGAAACGCCGGATTATTCAAAGATTCCCGCCTGGAAACGCAAGCTTTCTTTCGTCATCTTTATAGCTACCATTTTAGGCATGTGCTTTGAAAAACAAATCGGTATTTCTGTAGGTATGACAGCTTTGATTGCGACTTTCGTGATTGTTGCTACCGGACTTTTGACGGATAAGGAAGCCTTCCGCGCCATCCCGATGACAGCCGTATTGATGTATGCCTGCATGGTTCCTGTATCCAAGGCCATGGTGACTTCAGGAGCATCTAAGTATATCGTAGCTTTCATGCAGTCTCTGCTGGGTGGAACCGACAGCTCCCTCATCGTCATTCTTCTTATCTATGCAGTTATCGTACCGCTGACGAACGTCATGTCTAACTCTGCGACCGTAATCATGTTTACGCCGGTGGCACTGGCCGTTGCTGCTTCGATGAATATGAACCCCAAAGCAGTGCTGATGACGCTGCGTATGGCTGCAACCATCGCCGTGGCTACGCCGATTTCCATGACACCGACCACGATGGCCGTAGAACCTGGCGGTTATCGGTTCATTGATTTTCTGAAGCCAGGTATTCCTATTTGTATCATTACCATGATCATCTCTATGATTTACATCTATTTTGTGTACCCAATCCATGCGTAG